The Myxococcota bacterium genome has a segment encoding these proteins:
- a CDS encoding MotA/TolQ/ExbB proton channel family protein produces the protein MELDLIGLIWQASLVVKLVMLLLAGMSVGSWAIIVLKWRELRRAEADSEAFLEVYREEEFARAFEAARELDRSPLAAVFLGGCAELQQIAKKQGGGAVDALEVEQVRRVRKALGWITAGEAQRFERGLSFLATTGSSAPFIGLFGTVIGIIASFESIGRAGSASLAVVAPGIAEALIATAVGLFAAIPATIFYNSFVARIEQIGAAIDLFRGDFEQDLDLVAAQATGARASARRERG, from the coding sequence GTGGAACTCGATCTGATCGGACTGATCTGGCAGGCGAGCCTCGTCGTGAAGCTCGTCATGCTCCTGCTCGCCGGCATGTCCGTCGGCTCGTGGGCGATCATCGTGCTCAAGTGGCGCGAGCTGCGCCGCGCGGAGGCCGACAGCGAGGCGTTCCTCGAGGTCTACCGCGAAGAGGAGTTCGCCCGCGCGTTCGAGGCGGCGCGCGAGCTCGACCGCAGCCCGCTCGCCGCCGTCTTCCTCGGCGGCTGCGCGGAGCTCCAGCAGATCGCCAAGAAGCAGGGCGGGGGCGCGGTCGATGCGCTCGAGGTCGAGCAGGTGCGGCGCGTGCGCAAGGCGCTCGGCTGGATCACCGCCGGCGAGGCGCAGCGCTTCGAGCGCGGGCTCTCGTTCCTCGCCACGACCGGCAGCTCGGCGCCGTTCATCGGCCTGTTCGGCACCGTCATCGGCATCATCGCGTCGTTCGAGAGCATCGGGCGCGCGGGCAGCGCGAGCCTCGCGGTCGTCGCGCCCGGCATCGCCGAGGCGCTGATCGCGACCGCGGTCGGCCTGTTCGCCGCGATTCCCGCCACGATCTTCTACAACTCGTTCGTCGCGCGCATCGAGCAGATCGGCGCCGCGATCGACCTGTTCCGCGGCGACTTCGAGCAGGATCTCGACCTCGTCGCGGCGCAGGCGACCGGTGCGCGCGCCTCGGCGCGCCGCGAGCGGGGCTGA
- a CDS encoding NifU family protein yields the protein MEIQGRGPSRADVESAIDRIRPGLVADGGNVELLDVGADGVVRVALQGECARCPAQPATLRIAIEEPLRRFVPGVTTVVVG from the coding sequence ATGGAGATCCAGGGAAGGGGCCCGTCGCGGGCCGACGTCGAGAGCGCCATCGACCGCATCCGCCCGGGGCTCGTCGCCGACGGCGGCAACGTCGAGCTGCTCGACGTGGGCGCCGACGGCGTCGTGCGCGTCGCGCTCCAGGGCGAGTGCGCGCGCTGCCCGGCGCAGCCCGCGACGCTGCGCATCGCGATCGAGGAGCCGCTCCGCCGCTTCGTTCCGGGCGTCACGACGGTCGTGGTCGGCTAG
- a CDS encoding polymer-forming cytoskeletal protein: MGPATSTSAPSSSGFGNLTAFIDQGSEFEGKLSFKDTVRIDGRFSGEISSENTLIVGESGEIEATIHSPSVVISGAVHGDVHASRQLVLHKTARLVGDVHTPSLVVEEGAVVNGAIKMTRPEPQAKPAPKVEPPKDAGTPR, encoded by the coding sequence ATGGGACCGGCGACGAGCACGAGCGCGCCGAGCAGCAGCGGCTTCGGCAACCTGACCGCATTCATCGACCAGGGCTCGGAGTTCGAGGGGAAGCTCTCCTTCAAGGACACCGTCCGCATCGACGGCCGCTTCTCCGGCGAGATCAGCAGCGAGAACACGCTGATCGTCGGCGAGAGCGGCGAGATCGAGGCCACCATCCACTCGCCGAGCGTCGTCATCAGCGGCGCCGTGCACGGCGACGTCCACGCGTCGCGACAGCTCGTGCTCCACAAGACGGCCCGCCTCGTGGGCGACGTGCACACGCCGTCGCTCGTCGTCGAGGAGGGCGCGGTCGTCAACGGTGCGATCAAGATGACGCGGCCCGAGCCGCAGGCGAAGCCGGCGCCGAAGGTCGAGCCGCCGAAGGACGCGGGCACGCCGCGCTAG
- the tolR gene encoding protein TolR: protein MGASLARGGRRRPMADINVTPLVDVMLVLLIIFMVTAPMMQQGVDVDLPKTSTQPLRVTDDPLILTVKKDGTYLLGKTEVPLSELEAKLAAIFEARGAKELYLRADRAAPYGTVVKAMAAAREAGAQQLGVVTEAE, encoded by the coding sequence GTGGGCGCGTCGCTCGCGCGCGGCGGTCGCCGCCGGCCGATGGCCGACATCAACGTCACGCCGCTCGTCGACGTCATGCTCGTGCTGCTGATCATCTTCATGGTGACGGCCCCGATGATGCAGCAGGGCGTCGACGTCGATCTGCCGAAGACGTCGACGCAGCCGCTGCGCGTCACCGACGACCCGCTCATCCTCACGGTGAAGAAGGACGGCACCTACCTGCTCGGCAAGACCGAGGTGCCGCTCTCCGAGCTCGAGGCGAAGCTCGCCGCCATCTTCGAGGCGCGCGGCGCGAAGGAGCTCTACCTGCGCGCGGATCGCGCGGCGCCGTACGGCACCGTCGTCAAGGCGATGGCCGCCGCGCGCGAGGCCGGCGCGCAGCAGCTCGGCGTCGTCACCGAGGCCGAGTAG
- a CDS encoding DUF192 domain-containing protein, which translates to MRRGRRAQAAATALVALVAAAACARSEGAARPDAWVEIDRVRVAVELARTPEEQRRGLSGRDGLGWGEGMLFLYRDAGFQQFWMIDMRFPIDMVWIRDGRIVGIHHRVPPPADGTPPDALPRYAPGELVDAVLEVPAGFAQASGWARDSAVRYGGGALAR; encoded by the coding sequence GTGAGGCGCGGGCGGCGGGCGCAGGCAGCGGCGACCGCGCTCGTCGCGCTCGTCGCCGCAGCCGCGTGCGCCCGCTCGGAGGGCGCCGCCCGCCCGGACGCCTGGGTCGAGATCGATCGGGTCCGCGTCGCGGTCGAGCTCGCCCGGACGCCCGAAGAGCAGCGCCGCGGGCTCTCCGGCCGCGACGGCCTCGGCTGGGGAGAGGGAATGCTCTTCCTCTACCGTGACGCGGGATTCCAGCAGTTCTGGATGATCGACATGAGGTTTCCGATCGACATGGTCTGGATCCGGGACGGCCGGATCGTCGGCATCCATCACCGCGTACCGCCGCCCGCGGACGGCACTCCCCCGGACGCCCTCCCCCGCTACGCGCCGGGCGAGCTCGTCGACGCGGTGCTCGAGGTGCCGGCCGGGTTCGCGCAGGCGAGCGGGTGGGCCCGCGACAGCGCAGTCCGCTACGGGGGCGGCGCGCTCGCCCGCTAG
- a CDS encoding DUF4388 domain-containing protein: MEASRTAMLFCPPLPPQRVDSDAPVAIGRHPSCEFAIRKSDVSRRHAEIRAVDGGYVLRDLGSTNGTFVNGEPVDGECPLSTGDRIEIGSSTITFCTLDAAIDDALLVPGEAKTMIFERASTRDAFHGQLAEIPPFAVLQVLEMGGKTGLLEIEAPSGIGTVWFRNGRPVHAATEKHAGFDAAVAIVNTDRGAFRFEAQELDVEPTIRATVTELLLEASRQRDEGLAEGL; this comes from the coding sequence ATGGAAGCCTCGCGCACCGCCATGCTGTTCTGCCCGCCGCTCCCGCCGCAGCGCGTCGACTCCGACGCCCCGGTCGCGATCGGGCGCCATCCGAGCTGTGAGTTCGCCATCCGCAAGAGCGACGTCTCGCGCCGCCACGCGGAGATCCGCGCCGTCGACGGCGGCTACGTGCTGCGCGACCTCGGCAGCACGAACGGGACGTTCGTGAACGGCGAGCCGGTCGACGGCGAGTGCCCGCTCTCGACGGGAGACCGCATCGAGATCGGATCGAGCACGATCACCTTCTGCACGCTCGACGCCGCGATCGACGACGCGCTCCTCGTCCCCGGCGAGGCGAAGACGATGATCTTCGAGCGCGCGTCGACGCGCGACGCGTTCCACGGTCAGCTCGCCGAGATCCCGCCCTTCGCCGTGCTCCAGGTGCTCGAGATGGGCGGGAAGACGGGACTGCTCGAGATCGAGGCGCCGAGCGGCATCGGCACCGTCTGGTTCCGCAACGGGCGGCCGGTCCACGCCGCGACGGAGAAGCACGCGGGCTTCGACGCCGCGGTCGCGATCGTGAACACCGACCGCGGGGCGTTCCGCTTCGAGGCGCAGGAGCTCGACGTCGAGCCGACGATCCGCGCGACCGTCACCGAGCTCCTGCTCGAGGCGAGCCGGCAGCGCGACGAGGGGCTCGCCGAGGGCCTCTGA
- a CDS encoding RNA polymerase factor sigma-32 — MSRDPRERESREASELEGGERAPAPGADATEDAEEPIAPDEIDEVAPPDGDDDGDEPDDGAPARLAPRAVHLPVLVEATTAPLPLPMADTADFQGGDTLTRYMAQLRHHAPISREEEHELAVRWREHGDVEAARRLVVSNLRLVFKIAMEYRRAWTNALDLIQEGNVGLMEAVQRFDPYQGVKLSTYAVYWIRAYVLKYILDNMRSVRMGTTRAQRKLFYRLNRERRELERQGFEVTPKLIAERLEVSEQDVEEMQARLSRPDLSMDAPIGDEDGSATYGDFMSAGGPSAERQVGDDELRGVFAEQIAEFKKTLAARDLQILEERVLAEEPRTLADLGEEYGITRERVRQLEARLVKRLRDHMKQALVDFEYYAPDADA; from the coding sequence GTGAGCCGAGACCCCCGCGAACGCGAGAGCCGAGAGGCGAGCGAGCTCGAGGGGGGAGAGCGCGCGCCCGCGCCGGGCGCCGACGCGACCGAGGACGCCGAGGAGCCGATCGCCCCCGACGAGATCGACGAAGTCGCGCCGCCCGACGGCGACGACGACGGCGACGAGCCCGATGACGGAGCCCCTGCGCGGCTCGCGCCGCGCGCCGTCCACCTCCCGGTGCTGGTCGAGGCGACGACCGCGCCCCTTCCGCTTCCCATGGCGGACACCGCCGACTTCCAGGGCGGGGACACCCTCACGCGCTACATGGCGCAGCTGCGCCACCACGCGCCCATCTCGCGCGAGGAGGAGCACGAGCTGGCGGTGCGGTGGCGCGAGCACGGGGACGTCGAGGCCGCGCGGCGGCTCGTCGTGTCGAACCTCCGCCTCGTGTTCAAGATCGCCATGGAGTACCGGCGCGCGTGGACGAACGCGCTCGATCTCATCCAGGAGGGCAACGTCGGCCTGATGGAGGCCGTGCAGCGCTTCGACCCGTATCAGGGCGTGAAGCTGTCGACCTACGCCGTCTACTGGATCCGCGCGTACGTGCTCAAGTACATCCTCGACAACATGCGCAGCGTCCGCATGGGGACGACGCGCGCGCAGCGCAAGCTCTTCTACCGGCTCAACCGCGAGCGCCGCGAGCTCGAGCGTCAGGGCTTCGAGGTCACGCCGAAGCTCATCGCCGAGCGGCTCGAAGTGAGCGAGCAGGACGTCGAGGAGATGCAGGCGCGCCTCTCGCGCCCCGACCTCTCGATGGATGCGCCGATCGGCGACGAGGACGGCTCCGCGACGTACGGCGACTTCATGAGCGCCGGCGGACCGAGCGCCGAGCGACAGGTGGGCGACGACGAGCTCCGCGGCGTGTTCGCCGAGCAGATCGCGGAGTTCAAGAAGACGCTCGCCGCGCGCGACCTGCAGATCCTCGAGGAGCGCGTGCTCGCGGAGGAGCCGCGCACGCTCGCCGACCTCGGCGAGGAGTACGGCATCACGCGCGAGCGCGTCCGGCAGCTCGAGGCGCGGCTCGTGAAGCGGCTGCGCGACCACATGAAGCAGGCGCTCGTCGACTTCGAGTACTACGCGCCGGACGCCGACGCGTGA
- a CDS encoding leucyl aminopeptidase: MKISVRSAALDAAKADVVAIPLASQGAADGATGGRRGAARAKASAKAKAAVNGAKPVLSPAARAFDRSLGGAIADVVERGEFAASAGEALVLYPAPASKRARAAAARPARVVLVGMGDAKDVDAHALRRAAATAVRRATGKRVRSLAIAAPRVRGVAAAAAAQALAEGVLLGSYRFDRYKEKRDDAPPAAVTLVIDGATDAAAARRGADAGVAIATAQNLARDLSNEPPNELTPARLATAARATAREVGLRCRVLEPAQMKRLGMGAILAVGQGSANPPRMIVLEHVPKRRASRAPTLCIVGKGITFDTGGISIKPSAAMHEMKHDMSGAAAVVGALRAAAVLELPLHVVGVIGAAENMPSGTAYRPGDVVRAMSGKTIEILNTDAEGRVVLADALHYAISEFEPDAVVDLATLTGACVVALGPWATGVFTRDDALAREIVDAGAACGETMWRMPLFPEHARAMKSSVADLKNAGSRDAGASTAAGFLQAFAGDRSWAHLDIAGTAWGDKTAGWDVPGASGVGVRTLVAWMESRARSR, encoded by the coding sequence ATGAAGATCTCGGTTCGGAGCGCGGCGCTCGACGCCGCGAAGGCGGACGTCGTGGCGATCCCGCTCGCGTCGCAGGGCGCGGCCGACGGAGCGACCGGCGGCCGGCGCGGTGCGGCGCGCGCGAAGGCCTCGGCGAAGGCGAAGGCCGCGGTGAACGGGGCGAAGCCCGTCCTGTCTCCCGCCGCGCGCGCGTTCGATCGCTCGCTCGGCGGCGCGATCGCCGACGTCGTCGAGCGCGGCGAGTTCGCCGCGAGCGCGGGCGAGGCGCTCGTCCTCTACCCCGCTCCGGCGTCGAAGCGCGCGCGCGCGGCCGCGGCGCGGCCCGCGCGCGTCGTGCTCGTCGGAATGGGCGACGCGAAGGACGTCGACGCGCACGCGCTGCGGCGCGCCGCGGCGACGGCCGTGCGCCGCGCGACCGGCAAGCGCGTCCGCTCGCTCGCGATCGCCGCGCCCCGCGTTCGCGGCGTCGCGGCCGCGGCCGCCGCGCAGGCGCTCGCCGAGGGCGTGCTGCTCGGCAGCTACCGCTTCGATCGCTACAAGGAGAAGCGCGACGACGCGCCGCCGGCCGCGGTGACGCTCGTGATCGACGGCGCGACCGACGCGGCCGCCGCGCGGCGCGGAGCCGACGCGGGCGTCGCGATCGCGACGGCGCAGAACCTCGCGCGCGATCTCTCGAACGAGCCGCCGAACGAGCTGACGCCGGCGCGCCTCGCGACCGCCGCGCGCGCGACCGCGCGCGAGGTCGGCCTCCGCTGCCGCGTGCTCGAACCGGCGCAGATGAAGAGGCTCGGCATGGGCGCGATCCTCGCCGTCGGCCAGGGAAGCGCGAACCCGCCGCGCATGATCGTCCTCGAGCACGTCCCGAAGCGCCGCGCTTCGCGCGCGCCGACGCTGTGCATCGTCGGCAAGGGCATCACGTTCGACACGGGCGGCATCTCGATCAAGCCGTCCGCCGCGATGCACGAGATGAAGCACGACATGTCGGGCGCCGCGGCCGTCGTCGGCGCACTCCGCGCGGCGGCCGTGCTCGAGCTGCCGCTGCACGTCGTCGGCGTGATCGGCGCGGCCGAGAACATGCCGAGCGGCACCGCCTATCGACCCGGCGACGTCGTGCGCGCGATGAGCGGCAAGACGATCGAGATCCTCAACACGGACGCCGAGGGCCGCGTCGTCCTCGCGGACGCGCTCCACTACGCGATCTCGGAGTTCGAGCCCGATGCGGTCGTCGATCTCGCGACGCTCACGGGCGCGTGCGTCGTCGCGCTCGGGCCGTGGGCGACCGGCGTCTTCACGCGCGACGACGCCCTCGCGCGCGAGATCGTCGACGCGGGTGCGGCGTGCGGGGAGACGATGTGGCGCATGCCGCTCTTCCCGGAGCACGCGCGCGCGATGAAGAGCAGCGTCGCCGACCTGAAGAACGCGGGATCGCGCGACGCGGGCGCATCGACGGCGGCCGGCTTCCTCCAGGCCTTCGCGGGCGATCGCAGCTGGGCCCACCTCGACATCGCGGGCACCGCGTGGGGCGACAAGACGGCGGGATGGGACGTGCCGGGTGCGTCGGGCGTCGGCGTCCGCACGCTCGTCGCATGGATGGAGTCGCGCGCGCGATCGCGCTGA
- a CDS encoding DUF4124 domain-containing protein → MIAPARRVLALLGLVVVCVGPRGAARADAYVWVDDDGVTHLTNDPRDVPQDARDDADDAPPDRVRALWDDGVVGPPLDTPAAAGGGDDARITRLLAGARADILRGEHARATAALRSLVRLDPGRPEPYWYLAELERQRGRYASAQEQLAEFVGRATAPRYAKWRDAARDRIASLADEQRLADPDAERAPLALVARESSHFRVELDSELDVRPAYGPTVLHYLEEARGDVAEALGVVPSEPLGVVFYGSAAYQRAHRHRFSFKTVGFFDGRIHVASPADPGESLRALLFHEYTHALFREQTGADRPYWLNEGLAELVERRARRLPTSTRSERAALRARIEGDAWIPLRRIAPSFGGLAGDDARAAYLEAIVTAEWIEAHTEAPQRARLLQRLGEGWSIDQALHEALGVDTDGLDASVRRRITDEFPALVP, encoded by the coding sequence GTGATCGCGCCCGCCCGCCGCGTCCTCGCGCTCCTCGGTCTCGTGGTCGTCTGTGTCGGTCCGCGCGGAGCGGCGCGCGCGGACGCCTACGTCTGGGTCGATGACGACGGCGTCACGCACCTGACGAACGACCCGCGCGACGTGCCACAGGATGCGCGCGACGACGCCGACGACGCGCCGCCCGACCGCGTGCGCGCGCTGTGGGACGACGGCGTGGTCGGTCCGCCGCTCGACACGCCCGCCGCCGCCGGGGGCGGCGACGACGCGCGCATCACCCGTCTGCTCGCGGGCGCGCGCGCCGACATCCTGCGCGGCGAGCACGCGCGCGCGACCGCCGCGCTGCGCAGCCTCGTCCGCCTCGACCCGGGGCGCCCCGAGCCCTACTGGTATCTCGCGGAGCTCGAGCGCCAGCGCGGTCGCTATGCGAGCGCGCAGGAGCAGCTCGCGGAGTTCGTCGGGCGCGCGACCGCGCCGCGCTATGCGAAGTGGCGCGACGCCGCGCGCGACCGCATCGCGTCGCTCGCCGACGAGCAGCGGCTCGCGGACCCGGACGCGGAGCGTGCGCCGCTCGCCCTCGTCGCGCGCGAGAGCTCGCACTTCCGCGTCGAGCTCGACTCCGAGCTCGACGTCCGTCCGGCCTACGGACCGACGGTGCTGCACTACCTCGAGGAGGCGCGCGGCGACGTCGCGGAGGCGCTCGGCGTCGTCCCGAGCGAGCCGCTCGGCGTCGTGTTCTACGGCAGTGCCGCCTATCAGCGCGCCCACCGCCATCGCTTCTCGTTCAAGACGGTCGGCTTCTTCGACGGGCGCATCCACGTGGCGTCGCCGGCCGACCCCGGCGAGTCGCTGCGCGCGCTCCTCTTCCACGAGTACACGCACGCGCTCTTCCGCGAGCAGACCGGCGCCGACCGGCCGTACTGGCTCAACGAGGGGCTCGCCGAGCTCGTCGAGCGGCGCGCGCGGCGGCTGCCCACGTCGACGCGCAGCGAGCGCGCGGCGCTGCGCGCGCGGATCGAGGGCGACGCGTGGATCCCGCTCCGGCGCATCGCGCCGAGCTTCGGCGGGCTCGCCGGCGACGACGCGCGCGCGGCCTATCTCGAGGCGATCGTGACCGCCGAGTGGATCGAGGCGCACACCGAGGCGCCGCAGCGCGCACGGCTCCTGCAGCGGCTCGGTGAAGGGTGGTCGATCGACCAGGCGCTGCACGAGGCGCTCGGCGTCGATACCGACGGGCTCGACGCCAGCGTGCGGCGGCGGATCACGGACGAGTTCCCCGCGCTCGTGCCGTAG
- a CDS encoding cytochrome c — translation MTRKIATWIALAAFAAPGTALAADVAAGKTSFEANCASCHGPEGKGDGPVGAVLDPKPRDFSVGDFKYDTDGDGKAGTDADITNIIKNGAAAYGGNAMMAPLPHLGDEEIANIIAFIRTLKK, via the coding sequence ATGACCCGCAAGATCGCAACGTGGATCGCGCTCGCCGCCTTCGCCGCGCCCGGCACCGCGCTCGCCGCCGACGTCGCGGCCGGCAAGACCAGCTTCGAGGCGAACTGCGCCTCGTGCCACGGGCCCGAGGGCAAGGGCGACGGGCCGGTCGGCGCCGTGCTCGACCCGAAGCCGCGCGACTTCAGCGTCGGCGACTTCAAGTACGACACGGACGGCGACGGCAAGGCCGGCACGGACGCCGACATCACGAACATCATCAAGAACGGCGCCGCGGCCTACGGCGGCAACGCGATGATGGCCCCGCTGCCGCACCTCGGCGACGAGGAGATCGCCAACATCATCGCGTTCATCCGCACGCTCAAGAAGTAG
- a CDS encoding molybdenum cofactor biosynthesis protein B, with amino-acid sequence MSGDPKPSSAHHHHRREAVASVATVVITVSDTRTLETDAGGALAAELLGAAGHVVAAREIVPDEPAAIRAALEAALARDGVGAVLLTGGTGVAPRDVTPETVAPLLEREIPGFGELFRMLSYEDVGSAALLSRAIAGLARGRVVFAIPGSRGAVRLAVEKLVGPELGHLAAEAVKTR; translated from the coding sequence ATGAGCGGCGACCCGAAGCCGTCGTCGGCGCACCATCACCACCGCAGGGAGGCCGTCGCGAGCGTCGCGACGGTCGTGATCACGGTGAGCGACACGCGCACGCTCGAGACCGACGCCGGAGGCGCGCTCGCGGCCGAGCTGCTCGGCGCCGCGGGCCACGTCGTCGCGGCGCGCGAGATCGTGCCCGACGAGCCCGCCGCGATCCGCGCCGCGCTCGAGGCGGCGCTCGCGCGCGATGGCGTGGGGGCCGTGCTGCTCACGGGCGGGACGGGCGTCGCGCCGCGCGACGTCACGCCCGAGACGGTCGCTCCGCTCCTCGAGCGCGAGATCCCGGGCTTCGGCGAGCTGTTCCGCATGTTGTCGTACGAGGACGTCGGCTCGGCCGCGCTGCTCTCGCGCGCCATCGCCGGGCTCGCGCGCGGGCGCGTCGTGTTCGCGATTCCGGGCTCGCGCGGCGCCGTGCGGCTCGCGGTCGAGAAGCTCGTCGGTCCGGAGCTCGGCCATCTCGCGGCCGAGGCCGTCAAGACGCGCTAG
- a CDS encoding molybdenum cofactor biosynthesis protein MoaE, which produces MDVTVKLFGSVREQVGAKELAMTLADGATVAVVRDRLAADHALFRDLGTRLAVSVNLEVASLDTPLRNGDEVAFLPPVSGGAGRAPLCTISSHPLDEREVAARVAGPDAGGLVTFVGAVRDRARGNDIEYLEYEAYPAMAEREMEKIAADCARRWPGARVAIAHRTGRLEIGDVAVVVVAAAPHRAEAFDACRFAIDTLKQTVPIWKKEVATSGEYWVDDHA; this is translated from the coding sequence GTGGACGTCACCGTCAAGCTCTTCGGATCCGTGCGCGAGCAGGTGGGCGCGAAGGAGCTCGCCATGACGCTCGCCGACGGCGCGACCGTCGCGGTCGTGCGCGATCGCCTCGCGGCCGATCACGCGCTGTTCCGCGACCTCGGCACGCGCCTCGCCGTCTCCGTGAACCTCGAGGTCGCGAGCCTCGACACGCCGCTCCGGAACGGCGACGAGGTCGCGTTCCTGCCGCCCGTGTCGGGCGGCGCGGGACGCGCGCCCCTCTGCACGATCTCGAGCCATCCGCTCGACGAGCGCGAGGTCGCCGCGCGCGTGGCCGGCCCCGACGCGGGCGGACTCGTCACGTTCGTCGGCGCCGTGCGCGACCGCGCGCGCGGCAACGACATCGAGTACCTCGAGTACGAGGCCTATCCCGCGATGGCCGAGCGCGAGATGGAGAAGATCGCCGCCGACTGCGCCCGCCGCTGGCCGGGAGCGCGCGTCGCGATCGCGCATCGCACGGGGCGCCTCGAGATCGGCGACGTCGCGGTCGTCGTCGTCGCCGCCGCGCCGCACCGGGCCGAGGCGTTCGACGCGTGCCGCTTCGCGATCGACACGCTCAAGCAGACGGTCCCCATCTGGAAGAAGGAGGTGGCGACGTCGGGCGAGTACTGGGTGGACGATCACGCATGA